A single genomic interval of Flavobacteriales bacterium harbors:
- a CDS encoding glycosyltransferase yields the protein MPDFSIITPVLNQASTIEKCIESVASQNVDVEHIIVDGGSTDGTVDIIRKHESKLAFWVSEKDCGQSHAINKGLERATGTWFNWLNADDQLTEDSLKTVLETAKSDSKVVIGKCRHINQNDENLDEGSARIWNSLEATLGNYSMGQPSVFYRTELVKELNGLNENLHLCLDMDLWFRFLLKHGQNQIKTTAKVLSKFLVHDDSKSSLQAEKMRSEKYGIYHALLSKFELPTILKEFFSDYPIPNSVQYALTTELNKNELLSHFAWHLMVDAYGKKQHATCSAYFDVVKKGARLSRVENLEWKARIASAKILKA from the coding sequence ATGCCTGATTTTTCCATCATAACGCCTGTGCTCAATCAAGCCTCAACCATCGAGAAATGCATCGAGTCGGTTGCTTCGCAGAATGTTGATGTGGAACATATCATTGTTGATGGTGGAAGCACTGACGGTACGGTTGACATCATCCGAAAACATGAAAGCAAACTGGCGTTTTGGGTGAGCGAGAAAGATTGCGGACAAAGCCACGCCATCAATAAAGGATTGGAACGTGCTACCGGAACATGGTTCAATTGGCTGAATGCAGATGATCAACTGACTGAGGATTCACTAAAAACTGTTTTAGAAACGGCAAAATCAGACTCAAAAGTGGTCATTGGCAAATGCCGACACATCAATCAGAATGACGAAAACCTTGACGAAGGTTCAGCGCGCATTTGGAATTCTTTGGAAGCAACTTTAGGCAACTATAGCATGGGTCAGCCTTCCGTTTTTTACCGAACTGAACTTGTGAAGGAATTGAACGGTTTGAACGAAAACCTCCACTTGTGTCTGGATATGGATCTGTGGTTTCGTTTTCTGCTAAAGCATGGTCAGAATCAAATTAAAACTACAGCGAAGGTTCTGTCCAAGTTTTTGGTGCACGATGATTCGAAGTCCAGTCTACAGGCAGAAAAAATGAGATCCGAGAAATACGGAATCTATCACGCTTTGCTTTCAAAGTTTGAACTTCCAACTATTCTCAAAGAGTTCTTTTCTGATTATCCGATTCCAAATTCCGTTCAGTATGCATTGACTACAGAACTGAACAAGAACGAACTTCTCTCTCATTTTGCTTGGCACTTGATGGTTGATGCCTACGGTAAAAAGCAACATGCGACATGTTCGGCCTATTTTGATGTTGTCAAAAAAGGAGCGCGGCTTTCTAGAGTAGAAAATTTGGAATGGAAAGCACGCATTGCTTCCGCAAAAATTCTGAAAGCATGA
- a CDS encoding NAD-dependent epimerase/dehydratase family protein: MNVLITGGAGFIGSSMAVELISRGHSVRILDNLSPQIHGTDPNFSPTLLRVKGKVDLHVGDVTNLDDWKKALQGIDCVVHLAAETGTGQSMYEAHHYMNVNVCGTAHLLDLLSHEGSNVKRIVVASSRAIYGEGKYVDGHGTVHYPVARHETDLKSGVFNPTYNGEELESVPTTEDTPFSPTSIYGISKQVQEQMILVAARTKGISAFALRYQNVYGPGQSLKNPYTGIISIFSKLLLANQPINIFEDGLESRDFVFIDDVVNATCAAIEHPDASAIESINIGNGIATSVARVADILKDLYRSDSALTTTGNYRLGDIRHNTADLTKAKQILGYASKTTVETGLKRFSEWVNTQKVNTDDSYQNSLDELKEKGLLK, encoded by the coding sequence ATGAATGTTCTAATAACCGGAGGCGCAGGCTTCATTGGATCTTCTATGGCCGTTGAACTTATATCGAGAGGTCATTCTGTAAGGATTTTGGATAATCTGTCACCTCAGATTCACGGCACAGACCCGAACTTTTCGCCCACTCTACTACGCGTAAAAGGAAAAGTAGATCTTCATGTTGGCGATGTTACCAACCTAGATGATTGGAAAAAAGCACTACAGGGGATTGATTGCGTAGTGCATTTGGCAGCTGAAACCGGTACAGGCCAGTCGATGTACGAAGCTCATCACTACATGAATGTGAACGTATGTGGCACTGCTCACCTACTTGACCTTCTCAGCCATGAAGGATCAAACGTAAAACGAATAGTAGTAGCTTCTTCTAGAGCAATTTATGGGGAAGGTAAATATGTCGATGGCCATGGAACTGTTCATTACCCTGTGGCCAGGCATGAAACGGACCTGAAATCAGGTGTTTTCAATCCCACTTACAATGGCGAGGAATTGGAATCAGTTCCTACTACTGAAGACACTCCATTTTCACCAACGTCAATCTATGGTATTTCCAAGCAAGTGCAGGAACAGATGATTCTGGTGGCTGCTAGAACAAAAGGAATATCAGCTTTTGCACTGAGATATCAGAACGTGTATGGCCCAGGTCAATCGCTGAAGAATCCTTACACTGGAATCATTTCCATATTCTCCAAATTACTACTAGCCAACCAGCCGATCAACATTTTCGAAGATGGACTGGAATCGCGGGATTTTGTATTCATAGATGACGTGGTAAACGCAACCTGCGCAGCTATCGAACATCCCGATGCTTCAGCAATTGAAAGTATCAATATTGGAAATGGAATTGCCACATCTGTAGCTAGGGTGGCCGATATTCTCAAAGACCTGTACCGATCTGATTCGGCATTGACAACAACTGGAAATTACCGCCTTGGTGACATTCGGCATAATACTGCTGACCTTACGAAGGCCAAACAGATTCTTGGATATGCTTCAAAAACGACTGTAGAAACTGGTCTGAAGCGGTTTTCTGAGTGGGTGAACACTCAGAAAGTGAACACTGACGACAGTTACCAGAATAGCTTGGATGAGTTGAAAGAAAAAGGATTATTGAAATAA
- a CDS encoding ABC transporter permease yields the protein MAQTEENWSLIIKPKSNWWDLKLGEIWDYRDLVWIFVRRDIVAVYKQTVLGPLWFFLAPIFTVIAYNFVFGSIAGMSTDGIPRPVFYLSGTTLWNYFSVCFTTTSNTFTSNAAIFGKVYFPRLIAPISTVLSTLFKFGVQMLMFLAVLAYYMIYTDSGIHFTSWVLLFPVLVLMMGGLSLGIGIILSAMTTKYRDLQNFIGFGVTLLMYASPVIYPVSAVQGSYAWLVKFNPITPIIEAFRLGFTGTGTVSGLELIYSGSFIVVIVVIGAMLFHNVERTFMDTV from the coding sequence ATGGCACAAACAGAAGAAAATTGGTCGCTTATCATCAAACCAAAATCTAATTGGTGGGATTTGAAGCTTGGCGAGATTTGGGATTACCGAGACCTGGTTTGGATTTTTGTCAGGCGCGATATAGTTGCCGTATATAAGCAAACCGTACTTGGACCGTTGTGGTTTTTTCTTGCTCCGATATTCACTGTAATTGCATACAATTTTGTTTTCGGGTCTATTGCTGGCATGTCCACGGACGGAATTCCTCGGCCAGTTTTCTATTTGAGCGGCACCACTCTTTGGAATTATTTCTCTGTATGTTTTACAACAACTTCCAACACCTTCACTAGCAATGCTGCCATATTCGGGAAGGTTTACTTTCCTAGATTGATTGCTCCCATCTCGACTGTTCTATCAACTCTATTCAAATTTGGAGTGCAAATGCTCATGTTTCTAGCAGTGCTTGCTTATTACATGATCTATACAGACTCTGGAATACACTTTACTTCATGGGTATTGTTGTTTCCAGTCTTAGTTTTGATGATGGGTGGTCTATCGCTTGGAATTGGAATTATCTTGTCTGCAATGACCACTAAGTATCGCGACCTACAGAATTTCATTGGTTTCGGAGTAACCTTGCTAATGTATGCCAGTCCAGTTATTTATCCTGTTTCGGCAGTTCAGGGGTCTTATGCATGGCTAGTTAAGTTCAATCCAATTACACCGATTATTGAAGCTTTCAGACTCGGTTTTACTGGAACTGGAACCGTAAGTGGTTTAGAACTGATTTATAGCGGCTCGTTCATCGTGGTTATCGTTGTTATTGGAGCTATGTTGTTTCATAATGTTGAACGCACCTTTATGGATACGGTATAA
- a CDS encoding glycosyltransferase → MSDQPLVSVLMPAYNAEKFVAEAVKSILNQDHENWELLILDDASTDSTLAIANSINDERIKVFRNDENRGYLLSCNELFEKASGDFITFLDADDTCAANRLSVCVQEFINQPDLDFLTTDHTRINDSGNQLSERLVSVDYDRYASEPSYYPTICCAAIFLRKELLQKVGGYHPFFKEIGGEDYHWLFQLSRNGKGTHVKRSLYFYRTHRHQTHLKNTNPLKYFAKDIDQEIRSSVLMGDDVLENDEKLGIKWNEFVSKHPSELYLRKASEALNLNQNSDFLQALAKAVFSWPPSFKIIKKASYLAYSKLARIT, encoded by the coding sequence ATGAGTGACCAGCCTTTGGTGAGCGTGCTGATGCCTGCCTACAACGCAGAGAAATTCGTTGCAGAAGCGGTCAAATCCATTCTCAATCAGGATCATGAAAACTGGGAATTGCTCATTCTGGATGATGCCAGCACTGATTCAACCTTGGCAATTGCTAACTCAATCAATGACGAGCGAATCAAGGTCTTTCGAAACGATGAAAACCGTGGTTATCTGCTCTCATGTAACGAGCTATTTGAAAAAGCAAGTGGTGATTTCATCACGTTTTTAGATGCAGATGATACTTGCGCAGCAAATAGACTTTCCGTTTGCGTCCAAGAATTTATCAATCAACCAGACCTAGATTTCCTGACTACGGATCATACACGAATCAATGACTCTGGGAATCAACTTTCCGAACGTCTGGTTTCTGTCGATTATGACCGATACGCTTCCGAACCAAGCTACTATCCTACCATCTGCTGTGCAGCCATATTTCTACGTAAAGAACTGTTGCAAAAGGTCGGTGGTTATCATCCGTTCTTCAAAGAAATCGGGGGCGAAGATTACCATTGGCTATTTCAATTAAGCAGAAACGGAAAGGGTACTCACGTTAAAAGATCGTTGTATTTCTATCGCACACACAGACATCAAACACATCTTAAAAACACCAATCCGCTTAAGTATTTTGCAAAAGACATCGATCAGGAAATCCGAAGCTCCGTGCTGATGGGTGATGATGTACTTGAGAATGACGAAAAATTAGGCATAAAGTGGAATGAATTCGTTTCGAAGCATCCCTCAGAACTCTATTTGAGAAAAGCTTCCGAGGCATTGAACCTCAACCAAAACTCCGATTTCCTTCAAGCCTTAGCCAAGGCAGTATTTTCATGGCCGCCAAGTTTTAAAATTATAAAAAAAGCAAGCTATTTGGCCTATTCAAAACTTGCGCGAATCACGTAG
- a CDS encoding ATP-binding cassette domain-containing protein → MKVVTAHGLSKSYCLKTEGEREFHALKNISFEVNKGETIGIIGQNGAGKSTLLKMLSGITLPTSGEAKVVGSFSSLLEVGTGFHPDLSGRDNIFLNASILGISRKEVQTEMVNIVAFSGVEKFIDQPLRTYSSGMKLRLAFSIIAHLKTDIIALDEVLAVGDSMFQVKCMERIFDFKQQGRTILFVSHNLSAVKKLCERTIVLKAGEIVFDGPTEEAVRFYLESNRVQSNLGDNQFIRSIDVSATDKTGIIELEIDNISSDSELDLGINISTLDGLPLYHFSNRFIGKTLVPKNGKLRLQLTFNQQLKAANYSVSVHLGQNEQQLLWQENVATLTVPPYTPYGFHNPDAIQGPIITQFDINEV, encoded by the coding sequence ATGAAAGTGGTTACTGCACATGGCCTTTCGAAATCGTACTGCCTCAAAACGGAGGGCGAGCGGGAATTCCATGCGCTGAAAAACATTTCGTTTGAGGTGAACAAAGGCGAAACCATCGGCATTATCGGACAGAACGGAGCTGGGAAAAGCACCCTGCTGAAGATGCTTTCTGGCATTACACTGCCCACTTCGGGCGAAGCAAAAGTGGTCGGTTCATTCTCCAGTCTGCTGGAAGTCGGAACGGGATTTCATCCGGATCTAAGCGGCCGGGACAACATCTTTTTGAACGCTTCCATACTCGGAATCTCTCGAAAAGAAGTGCAGACCGAAATGGTGAATATCGTTGCATTTTCGGGTGTGGAAAAGTTCATCGACCAGCCGCTACGCACCTACTCCAGCGGCATGAAACTACGCTTGGCGTTTTCCATCATCGCGCATCTCAAAACCGACATTATTGCGTTGGATGAAGTATTGGCCGTGGGCGATTCGATGTTCCAAGTGAAATGTATGGAACGCATCTTCGATTTCAAACAGCAAGGCAGAACCATTCTGTTCGTTTCGCACAACTTGAGCGCAGTGAAAAAACTCTGCGAACGCACAATTGTGCTTAAAGCTGGCGAAATCGTTTTTGATGGACCGACAGAGGAAGCCGTTAGGTTTTATTTAGAATCGAATCGCGTTCAATCGAATCTTGGCGATAACCAATTCATCCGTTCGATTGACGTTTCGGCAACTGATAAAACCGGAATAATTGAACTTGAAATAGATAATATTTCTTCTGATTCGGAACTCGATCTTGGCATCAACATCAGCACACTAGATGGCTTACCGTTGTATCATTTCAGCAATCGATTCATCGGAAAAACGCTTGTTCCTAAAAACGGCAAACTCCGGCTGCAATTGACCTTCAACCAGCAGCTGAAAGCTGCCAATTACAGCGTTTCTGTACATCTCGGTCAGAACGAGCAGCAACTTTTGTGGCAAGAGAACGTTGCCACGCTGACCGTACCGCCTTACACGCCTTACGGATTCCACAATCCTGACGCGATTCAAGGGCCGATCATCACTCAATTCGACATAAACGAAGTGTGA
- a CDS encoding glycosyltransferase encodes METPVLLLVYNRPRQTEKVLLRLQQCGISNIFVSADGPKNTCDRKRIDEVKSVLNRFDSIIKHKRFSEKNLGCKNGVLSGISWFFDQVDEGIILEDDCLPNPHFFPFINHMLHRYRDEQKVMMVSGNNPLGSWQTEGGHFLSRIGPIWGWATWKNRWQGFNPELPEFDKFVLNRGFERAFGPTKLTSSRIDLTRKSLREEIDTWDYQWNAHILMNHGLAVIPEQNLVENIGFNSDGTNIRSKPNWISNTISNEPIEIDSRPIEIDREYEMEWELARKSNSPASESSLSFEEKGKTEKRKLRVLLINSTDVGGGAEKIALTLHQQLLSLGHDSNLLVQVKKSELDSIEEIEDWKSQISSFKPDVIHVHNLHGTSIPLNEFSDFVQEIPVLFTLHDSWLASGSTEHPFEQNSSKLDLLELKAWKKEFLQRHEAILNSNFRFAAPSQWMRELLFHAHGIRPFYVPNAIENVLSAEVQIPSDRFILFVANRPETNPYKDFATLKKAWKKANEKIGVNGCDLIVLGGNQTTEKIGDHSMFVLEKQTSEQVSAFMERSLFIVQASLQDNAPLTILEAHAAGKKVVASLVGGIPELMDEENLDWLYEAENADDLCEKLIAALSSEARDREIRDKKKCSVESMVNTYLGHYLNLMDA; translated from the coding sequence ATGGAAACGCCTGTTCTATTGCTGGTCTACAATCGCCCACGGCAGACCGAAAAGGTGCTTTTGCGCTTACAGCAATGCGGAATTTCCAACATTTTCGTTTCTGCGGATGGACCGAAAAACACATGCGACAGAAAACGGATCGATGAAGTGAAATCCGTCCTAAACCGATTCGATTCCATCATCAAACACAAACGATTTTCAGAGAAGAATCTTGGTTGTAAAAACGGTGTCCTTTCAGGCATCAGTTGGTTTTTCGACCAAGTTGATGAAGGCATCATTCTGGAAGACGATTGTCTGCCAAATCCGCACTTTTTTCCGTTCATCAACCACATGCTTCACCGCTATCGCGATGAACAGAAAGTGATGATGGTTAGCGGCAACAATCCGCTTGGCAGTTGGCAAACGGAAGGGGGCCATTTCCTCTCGCGCATTGGTCCAATTTGGGGTTGGGCAACCTGGAAAAACCGCTGGCAAGGATTCAATCCTGAACTTCCGGAGTTCGATAAATTCGTTTTGAATCGTGGTTTTGAACGTGCTTTCGGTCCTACGAAATTGACTTCTTCAAGAATTGACCTGACCAGAAAATCGCTGCGTGAAGAAATCGATACCTGGGATTACCAATGGAATGCACACATCTTAATGAACCACGGATTAGCGGTTATTCCAGAACAGAACTTGGTCGAAAACATCGGTTTTAATTCCGATGGAACAAACATTCGATCGAAACCGAATTGGATCTCAAATACCATTTCGAATGAACCGATAGAAATAGACTCGCGGCCGATTGAAATTGACCGCGAATATGAAATGGAATGGGAACTGGCCAGAAAATCGAATTCCCCTGCAAGCGAATCTTCATTGTCGTTTGAAGAAAAAGGGAAAACGGAAAAACGGAAGCTTCGAGTTCTGCTCATCAATTCCACCGATGTTGGCGGTGGCGCAGAGAAAATCGCTCTTACGCTGCATCAACAGTTATTGTCTCTTGGGCATGATTCCAATCTACTGGTTCAAGTCAAGAAATCTGAACTTGATTCGATTGAAGAAATAGAAGATTGGAAATCGCAGATCAGCAGTTTTAAACCCGATGTGATTCACGTTCATAACCTGCATGGAACTTCCATTCCGTTAAATGAATTCTCAGATTTCGTTCAAGAGATTCCCGTTCTTTTCACGCTTCACGATTCCTGGCTTGCTTCAGGTAGTACCGAACACCCATTTGAACAGAATTCTTCCAAGTTGGATTTATTGGAATTGAAAGCTTGGAAGAAGGAATTCCTACAACGACATGAGGCAATTCTCAACAGCAATTTCAGATTTGCCGCACCAAGCCAATGGATGCGCGAATTATTGTTCCACGCACATGGAATTCGTCCATTTTATGTTCCTAACGCAATTGAAAATGTCCTTTCTGCGGAAGTTCAGATTCCTTCTGATCGGTTCATCTTATTCGTTGCAAATAGACCGGAAACAAATCCGTATAAGGATTTCGCAACACTGAAAAAAGCTTGGAAGAAAGCCAATGAAAAGATTGGAGTAAATGGTTGTGACTTGATTGTTCTGGGTGGAAATCAAACAACTGAAAAGATTGGAGACCACTCCATGTTCGTTCTCGAAAAGCAAACATCTGAACAGGTCAGTGCTTTCATGGAACGGTCACTTTTTATTGTTCAGGCCAGTTTACAAGACAATGCTCCGCTCACCATTTTGGAAGCTCACGCAGCCGGAAAGAAAGTGGTCGCTTCGCTGGTTGGAGGAATTCCAGAGTTGATGGATGAGGAAAATCTAGATTGGCTTTACGAAGCTGAAAACGCTGATGATCTTTGCGAAAAGCTGATTGCCGCATTGAGTTCAGAAGCAAGAGACAGAGAGATAAGAGACAAGAAAAAGTGTTCTGTAGAATCGATGGTGAACACGTATCTTGGTCATTACCTGAATTTAATGGATGCCTGA
- a CDS encoding ABC transporter ATP-binding protein, translating to MSKVVISAEHVSKQYRLGMVGAGTLREDLVGWWHQFRGKEDPYSKIAETNDRTSSGNSNYVWALRDVNFDVQQGEVLGIVGKNGAGKSTLLKILSRVTAPTVGTIKAKGRIASLLEVGTGFHPELTGRENIYLNGAIMGMRSAEITRKLDEIVDFAGVQRYLDTPVKRYSSGMYVRLAFAVAAHLEPEILIVDEVLAVGDAEFQKKALGKMESVSKGQGRTVLFVSHNMASVKNLCSRAILMSNGTIGSVGSAEQVVNDYLTSQVARQPVQKWLNGCPSDTDKVHLLEASVNNLTSGKELFFVGDELGIRFKFNLNLERIERINLSLNLFHVSGQIIFNSLSEVIDIKNGLIESEMIIPKDLMNNGLFRVMIIVAKDKSIPLFQMDEAITFEVQDKRESDEKWFGDLSGHLIRPNLTWRMNM from the coding sequence ATGAGTAAAGTGGTCATTTCTGCAGAACATGTTTCTAAGCAGTATCGCTTAGGAATGGTTGGGGCCGGAACGCTTCGAGAAGACCTTGTAGGATGGTGGCATCAATTCCGCGGAAAAGAAGACCCTTATTCAAAAATAGCCGAAACGAATGACCGGACAAGCAGCGGTAACAGCAATTATGTTTGGGCCCTTCGAGATGTGAATTTTGATGTGCAACAAGGAGAGGTTCTTGGCATTGTAGGTAAAAATGGAGCCGGCAAAAGCACACTATTAAAAATCCTATCAAGAGTTACAGCGCCAACTGTTGGAACAATTAAAGCTAAAGGACGAATTGCAAGCCTTCTAGAGGTTGGCACTGGTTTTCACCCAGAATTAACCGGGCGGGAAAACATCTATCTTAACGGAGCAATCATGGGAATGAGAAGCGCTGAAATCACCCGTAAACTTGATGAGATTGTCGACTTTGCGGGAGTACAGCGCTACCTTGACACACCAGTAAAGCGTTATTCATCTGGAATGTATGTTCGACTGGCGTTTGCGGTAGCCGCACATTTGGAACCGGAGATTCTCATTGTAGATGAAGTGCTTGCAGTAGGAGACGCTGAATTCCAGAAAAAAGCCTTAGGAAAAATGGAATCCGTATCTAAGGGTCAAGGACGAACCGTTTTGTTTGTAAGCCACAACATGGCTAGCGTAAAGAACCTTTGCAGTCGGGCAATTCTGATGTCGAACGGCACCATTGGTTCCGTTGGGTCGGCAGAACAGGTAGTAAATGATTACTTAACTTCTCAGGTAGCCCGTCAACCTGTTCAAAAGTGGCTCAATGGATGCCCATCAGATACAGATAAGGTGCACCTTTTAGAAGCGTCTGTAAATAATCTGACCAGCGGCAAAGAACTTTTCTTTGTTGGTGACGAATTGGGAATTCGGTTCAAATTCAACCTGAATCTAGAACGAATAGAACGGATTAATTTGAGCTTAAATCTGTTTCACGTCTCTGGGCAGATAATTTTTAATTCATTATCAGAAGTTATTGACATCAAAAATGGCCTAATTGAGTCTGAAATGATCATTCCGAAGGACCTGATGAACAACGGGCTTTTTCGCGTAATGATCATTGTTGCAAAAGATAAATCAATCCCTCTTTTTCAAATGGATGAGGCCATAACATTTGAAGTGCAAGACAAGAGAGAAAGTGATGAAAAGTGGTTCGGAGATTTAAGTGGCCACTTGATAAGACCAAATCTCACATGGCGCATGAATATGTGA
- a CDS encoding alpha-1,2-fucosyltransferase, which yields MIITRIYQGLGNQLFQYACGKALALRNGDQLKLDTTFYENSEVTQFGFTYKRNFEIARYSVAIVEASKQEIDVFKGVAVPSIWQRILYRLNKNSRPQRIEEDLSKFTPEITGLKGDVYLNGYFTSEEFFKDYAHVIRKEFTLKNEMSEENCGWAEKMANCNSVCISYRRTNFVNNPLHEVCFMDYYLDGLRKVEQLLGQNITVFIWSDDNEWTRENFRPPYECHYMTHNFPDFHEDLRLMTRCKHHVIPNSTFSWWAAWLGEWENQIVIAPERWLNSTEIEYGHVIPERWHKIKN from the coding sequence ATGATAATAACCAGAATATATCAAGGTCTTGGCAACCAACTTTTTCAATATGCCTGCGGTAAAGCATTGGCTTTGCGTAATGGAGATCAATTAAAGTTGGACACCACATTCTATGAAAATTCTGAAGTAACGCAGTTCGGATTCACTTATAAGCGCAATTTCGAAATTGCTAGGTATAGCGTGGCAATTGTCGAAGCGTCCAAACAAGAAATTGATGTATTTAAAGGTGTGGCTGTTCCAAGTATCTGGCAGCGTATTCTGTATAGATTGAACAAGAATTCCCGACCTCAAAGAATCGAAGAAGATCTTTCGAAATTCACTCCAGAAATAACCGGCCTAAAAGGCGATGTTTATCTCAATGGATATTTTACAAGCGAGGAGTTCTTTAAAGACTACGCCCACGTGATACGAAAAGAGTTCACACTCAAAAACGAGATGAGTGAAGAAAACTGCGGTTGGGCGGAAAAAATGGCCAATTGTAATTCTGTGTGTATTAGCTACCGCAGAACCAATTTTGTCAACAACCCTCTTCATGAGGTCTGTTTTATGGACTATTACTTGGATGGGCTTCGCAAAGTAGAACAGTTGTTGGGACAAAATATCACTGTTTTCATTTGGAGTGATGACAACGAATGGACAAGGGAAAACTTCCGACCTCCGTATGAATGTCATTACATGACCCACAATTTTCCCGATTTTCATGAAGACCTTCGACTTATGACTCGATGTAAGCACCACGTGATTCCAAACAGTACCTTCAGTTGGTGGGCTGCTTGGCTGGGAGAATGGGAGAATCAGATTGTAATTGCTCCTGAAAGATGGCTTAATAGTACTGAAATTGAATATGGCCATGTTATCCCTGAACGTTGGCACAAAATCAAGAATTGA
- a CDS encoding ABC transporter permease, translating into MAAPKPVRYIRPNQPFSDWLKQLIDRRETLWFFIWKDLKVQYQKPIFGLLWSVFQPLVYFGIILSVVKFSGRTASVSEMPFSLYLISGLSIWNFTTSSILGAVNSIQSNAGIISKSFFPRFYLILSPILKSTLDLLIMLLIVFALALYMQQPITFSTIGFLITSIMFVWTTTLGWSAIAASLVVSNRHIRHAIPVLLYAMIFALPVFYSMQKIDNQALQTIYQFNPIAGAMDFLRSGFGMESLSIMTMASWSLQSLIWLIIGIIVFRRTEKTLADKV; encoded by the coding sequence ATGGCCGCACCGAAACCTGTTCGTTACATCCGCCCAAACCAGCCGTTTTCGGATTGGCTCAAGCAACTGATCGACAGGCGCGAAACACTGTGGTTCTTCATTTGGAAAGACCTGAAAGTGCAGTATCAGAAACCCATTTTCGGGCTGCTTTGGTCCGTTTTCCAACCACTGGTCTATTTCGGTATCATCTTATCCGTGGTGAAGTTTTCTGGCAGAACGGCAAGTGTTTCCGAAATGCCATTTTCACTCTATCTCATCAGCGGATTGTCCATTTGGAATTTCACTACCTCTAGCATTTTGGGTGCGGTGAACAGCATCCAATCCAACGCGGGCATCATAAGCAAATCATTCTTTCCAAGATTCTATCTCATCCTCTCGCCTATTCTCAAAAGCACACTCGATCTGCTCATTATGTTGTTGATCGTTTTCGCGCTTGCCTTGTATATGCAACAACCGATCACATTCAGCACTATCGGTTTTTTAATCACTTCGATCATGTTCGTTTGGACAACCACACTTGGTTGGTCGGCCATTGCGGCCAGTTTGGTGGTAAGCAACCGCCATATCCGACATGCCATTCCCGTTTTGCTGTACGCAATGATATTTGCGCTGCCTGTCTTCTATTCGATGCAGAAAATCGACAATCAAGCGCTGCAAACCATTTATCAATTCAATCCAATTGCTGGCGCGATGGATTTCTTGCGAAGCGGTTTCGGAATGGAATCGCTTTCAATAATGACGATGGCATCTTGGTCGCTTCAATCGTTGATCTGGCTCATAATCGGAATCATCGTTTTCCGTAGAACCGAAAAAACCTTAGCCGATAAGGTATGA